TTCATGGCGGATACCTTTCTTGGCCCGATGGAAAATTTGCCTGCAATTGAAACTGCTTTTCCCCACCATGCCTGCAATCTCGTCGTACGGATATTGAAATATTTCCCGCAGGAGGAACACGGCCCGCTCAACCGCGCTTAGCTGTTGCAGAAGCATCAAATAGGCCGTTGAGATCGTTTCCTTTTGTTGATAAATTTCAGAGGGGTCCAAGCTTGCGTCTTCAAGTTGCACGAGCGGCTCCGGCAACCAAGTCCCCACGTAAACTTCCCGTTGTTTCGCGGACGACTGCAACAGGTTCAGACAACGGTTCGTTACGATTTTGCACAAGTATGCCTTTACGTTCCGGATATTTGCGTCCGAAGGCAATTGGTTCATCGCCAGGAAAGCATCCTGCACGATGTCTTCCGCATCCATAACGCTTCCCAGCATTCGATAGGCCAGTGAGAACAATAACGTCCGATAAGTTTGATATAGTTGTTCCGTGTCCATACAGACCTCCTTTCCGAATATTCGTCTGTTTAGTGCGCGAGAATATGGAGTGCAGCTCGCTTCGCGCTTGCTGCCGCCCCGCCTGCCAAATATTCACCGTGCGACACCCAATCTCCAGCCACGTATAAGCCCTTGATCTGAGGAACGGCAGGCCCCGGATTCTCGACCCGCTTCATATGTGGAAAGTCATGAACGACCGTCATCTTGGGCAAATACTGCTCCGACACCACTTCCCGTCTCCAACCGGGATGAACGAGATCCATGGCTTGTTCAAGTTGTCTGCGGTCTTCCTGGGCATGGCTTCCTTGCACTTGGAACTTGATCATTTGAAACACTTGAACATCATCGTTCTCGCTGAGTTCCAGCCCTTTGATTCGGGATGAGTTGATCATAAGGACCGGCCGATCGATGCCGTAGACGAATTGGTGCTGAGGCGCGGGAAGTCGGCGGAGACCAATATCCAAGCAAGCGGCCGTGATCGGAATGGCCTGCTGCTCCCACGTCCGCAGCGAAGTCAGTTCGGCTGATGGAACCAGCCTGCTTGATATCTTCGGCGATGTCGTCAGGATCACGTAAGGAGTCTCAATCGTTTCGCCATTCTTGCATCGAACTCGCTGCACCCGCCCGTCATCATGCTCAACGGCATTGACTTTCCTGCCTGTAATCAAGACAACGCCGAGCCGACGTGCTTCCGAACACATTTCCTCGATCAGGGATCCCCAGCCTTTCTTCAAATAATACACTCCAGTGATGGAACGCTGCATCTGTCTGAACAAGGATCCCGCCACTTGTAAATCCGGAGCTTGCACATATGTTCCTCCTCGGGCCAGTACGTACAGAAGATGACGTACCATCGGGCTTCCCACGTGCTGTTCCATCCAGTCTCGCAGACTCATGTGTGGAATCGCGGCCGTGTCAAGCTTGAGGATCTTCATGAGGATAGCTCCGAACCTGTATTTGTCCGCAGCCGATAACAAGGGAGTCTTAAGCAGCGAACGGACCGCAGCCGGAAAAGGGTGCACCTGCTCTTTCCAGATTCCGTACGGGGTGAACTCGTCGACTTTTCGAAAAATATTCGGATTTACGTTCAATTCCCGGAAAATGTCGTACGCATCCCCGGCATAGAGTGCATGCGAACCCAAATTGAAGCGTATTCCGTCCTTCTTGTTTGTGATCGCCCTTCCCCCCATCTGATTCTGACTTTCCAAAACGACGACGCGTTTTCCTCCTCTTGCTAAATAAAGAGCTGCGGTCAGTCCGGCAATACCTCCACCAACAACGACCACATCATACTTTGCAATCATTCGAAGAAACCTCCTTCATGCGCTCTCATTAAACAAGACAGGAAGGAGGCCGAAAATGTGACAAAATAAAAACGGCGATGCAGTAAAAAGAGCAACCCGAATAACGCTGCCCCATTGAGTTACAAGAAAATATTTTACTTTAAAGAAAAAAGCCGCATATTATGCGACTTTCAAAGTATTCCATGTTATTGCCGCGCTCGTCCTCAATGTAACCGTCCAAAGATACGTTAGCAGCATAGATCAGTTTAGCCATTTCAATAACTCCCTCCAATTTTCAGTTTCCAACGAGACCAAGGCCTGCCCCTCTGAATTTGAATAAAGAAATATCCATTTCGATATTAACACATATTGGAAGTGTTCTGCCCGTTAAAACTTAATTAAGCGACTTTCTCGCACTGCCTTTTTTAATGGATTACGGCCTGCCGTGTTCATTATTATTTTCGCCTTTTCTCGGACCTACCCGTTGGAGCAACTGATACATAATGCTGCGATTCATTCGGCCAGTTCAGATTCTCTAGTGTGTAATACCTCTTCCATTCAAAGCTAAAAATGGGACCTAACTAATGGAAAACAATGCAAAAGACAAGTCTTCCTATTTTTTTTATCCCTATATTATTTAGGTTAGGAGAGTGATGACAGATGGAAACATTAGAAGTGTGGAAAGAGTTCCTTCGTCCGTATGATAGTTCAAACGATTATGTTAAAGAAATTATCAAAACTGGTCGTCATTTAAGTCGATCTGGAGCAGTCTACAATTATAGCCATGATGAAAAATCAATTCAAGCAAGTGTTGCTGGTAAAAGCGGTGGACATGAAGTGAAAATTCAAGAGTTAAAATACAGTTGTACATGTTCTGTAGCTTCGTTTTGTGAACATATAACGGCTACCTTTTTTTATACAGAACGTATGCAAAATCCCGGACAGTTAGGCGAATTTTTTGATTATTGGAAGACGATCGAAAAAAGAAGCGTATCTTCAGATCGCACGGAAAAT
Above is a window of Paenibacillus sp. FSL K6-1330 DNA encoding:
- a CDS encoding NAD(P)/FAD-dependent oxidoreductase; amino-acid sequence: MIAKYDVVVVGGGIAGLTAALYLARGGKRVVVLESQNQMGGRAITNKKDGIRFNLGSHALYAGDAYDIFRELNVNPNIFRKVDEFTPYGIWKEQVHPFPAAVRSLLKTPLLSAADKYRFGAILMKILKLDTAAIPHMSLRDWMEQHVGSPMVRHLLYVLARGGTYVQAPDLQVAGSLFRQMQRSITGVYYLKKGWGSLIEEMCSEARRLGVVLITGRKVNAVEHDDGRVQRVRCKNGETIETPYVILTTSPKISSRLVPSAELTSLRTWEQQAIPITAACLDIGLRRLPAPQHQFVYGIDRPVLMINSSRIKGLELSENDDVQVFQMIKFQVQGSHAQEDRRQLEQAMDLVHPGWRREVVSEQYLPKMTVVHDFPHMKRVENPGPAVPQIKGLYVAGDWVSHGEYLAGGAAASAKRAALHILAH
- a CDS encoding RNA polymerase sigma-70 factor; the protein is MDTEQLYQTYRTLLFSLAYRMLGSVMDAEDIVQDAFLAMNQLPSDANIRNVKAYLCKIVTNRCLNLLQSSAKQREVYVGTWLPEPLVQLEDASLDPSEIYQQKETISTAYLMLLQQLSAVERAVFLLREIFQYPYDEIAGMVGKSSFNCRQIFHRAKKGIRHEPLDIATSTVTETQVRQFIQSVITGDANRLLQLLSPDAVHYTDGGGKAPAAQQPVVGAAQVIPFYMQWMDWFGRPDSDYSYIITTVNGSPGIVMVIDGRIAYVYSFEASDSRIHSIYVVANPDKLKNVEEVVR